Sequence from the Paenibacillus riograndensis SBR5 genome:
TTTTTGTTTCCGCTGCAGCCGGTTACAGCGGTAATGGCAAGCGTGCTTGCCGCCAGCAATAAACCCATTTTTTTTATTTTCATATATTCTCCTCCTGAATTTCTTAAGTTTAGAAAAGCTTGCTCCGCCCAGAACTTATCCTTTAACCGAACCGATCATAGCTCCCTTAACGAAATACTTCTGCAGGAAAGGATATACCACAACAATCGGAACAATTGCAAAGATTACCGTTGCTGCTCTTAACGTGCGTTCATTATAGTTCAGATGAGCTGTAGATGCGGCACCTGCCATAATGACGCTATCGTCGGTAATGAATTGGCGGATTTTAATCTGCAGCGGGAACCAGTTGGTATCCTGCAGGAAGAACAGCGGATGCTGGAACTGATTCCATAACACCACACCATAAAACAAAGCAAGAGTTGCCAGCACGGCCTTGGACAGCGGAAGCACGAATTGGAACAGCATCCGGAAGTATCCGCAGCCCTCCAGAAAGGCGGCTTCCTCAAGCTCCTTGGAGAATTGCTTGAAGAAGGTTCGCATAATGATCAGATTGAATGGATTCAGAATATGCGGCACGATCAGGACCAGCGGATTATCATAGAGACCGATGCCGCGTACCGTCAGGAAGTAAGGCACAATCGGCGCCTTAAAAATCATTGCAATGACGACAGCCAGCATAATGACTGAGCCCCAGCGGAACTCCGGCTTCGACAGTGGATAGGCGAACAAGGCCGTCATTAGAAGAGCCAGCACAGTGCCGATTAGCGTCGTGCTGAGCGTCAAAAAGAACGATTTCCACAAATCTGGACGGTCGACAATGTACTTCCAGGAGTCTAATGTAAATTGCTTCGGCCACAGCGTGACCAGGTTCATGTCTACGGCACTTTTGGAGCTCAAGGAAGTAGAAATTACTGACACAAGCGGTATGAGCGCTATGATAGAGAACAGGATGAGCAAGCCGGTAATGATTCCTACGAATACTTTTTCACCTCTTGATGCAAGCATATCTACCAGAGCCCCCCATCCGAAACCTTATTGGACAGCTTATTGAAGGTGTAGACCATAATAAATCCGATGACGGATTGGAACAATCCTACCGCTGTTGCGAAACTGTACTGCCCCTGCTGTATACCCGTCCGGAACACATACGTGTCCAGGATGTCCCCAACGTTGTAGGTCATCGGAGTCAGCAGGTTATAGACCTGGTCGAATCCGAGATCCAGGAAATTCCCAATATCGAGCAGGAATAGAACAAGCACGGTGGGCAGCAGAATCGGAAAGGTAATATGCCGGATCTGTCTGAATCTCGATGCACCGTCGATCATCGCCGATTCATAGAGCTGAGGGTCGATCGCACTGATCGCCGCCATGTAGACCACGGTTCCCCAGCCTGCATCCTTCCATATGGAGGCCAGTACGTAAACAGGCCTGAAGTATGCGCTTTCTTGCATGGCCAGAACAGGCTCGGCACCGAACCATCCAAGGATAATGTTGAACATGCCGCTTAATGAAAAGAAATCGAAGAGAATACCGCCCACGATAACCCAGGATAAGAAGTGTGGAATATACAGTGCGGTCTGAATTCCTTTCTTCAGTGCCGATTTCCGGATCTCATTGATCATTAGCGCCAGCAGCACAGGAATCGGAAAAACAATCGTAAGCTTGAACAGCCCCAGCAGCAGCGTGTTACTGAATACACGCAGGAAGTCAGGATGCTGCAACAGGGTTTCAAAATGCTTGAACCCTACCCAGGGACTATCAATAAACCCCCGGAACACGGAATAGTCTTTGAAGGCGATTACAGCGCCGGCCAGCGGAATGAATTTAAAAACGATGAGAAATATAATTCCCGGAATCGCCATCACATAAAGCGGCCAATATACCTTCATCTGATGAGATGCAATAGATTTCAAAGTTTTCCCCCCCAATATCTCATTGTTGAATTCGTTTACATTGTAACTATATTATTAGCAGGCACATCGCTCAATCAGTCATTTTTAAGTTCCTACCAGGTCATTTAATGGAACATCTGAGCAGCAACTGCATCAACAAGTCTTACACAATAAATCCGCCCGACTGTAAACCATGCCGGGCGGACCAATGGCGTTCCCTGCCTATTTCTTCACTTTTGCATACCATTCTCTGGCACGCTTAGTAACCTCTTCACCGCCTGACTTGTTCCATTTATCTACGAACTCGTCAAACTTACTGAGCGGGTATTGGCCAAGAATTATTTTGGAGGCGTACTCCACGTATAATGTACGGTTGTTAATGTCCGGAAAGCCGTCGTACACACTGGCCGGCATGCCGTCTCCAGCAATGACTTTGGCGTATTTCTGGGCTTCCTGCATGTTGCGGTTAACCTGATCAATCGCCCACATTCTATCTTCTGAAGCTGTACTCTTGTTGAGATCCATCATGAAATCAAGCGTGGATATTTTGGAATATGGATCAAGGATCAGGTTTTCCTGTGTACTCTTGTCATCCGGGAGTCTGGTTGCTTGGCCGTCTTTCACTGTATAATGCATGCCTTCTACACCCAGATACAAGTCCTTCCATACCTTCTCGTCATACATATTGTTCAGCAGCTTCAGGGTAGCCATCAGCTTCTTTTCATCCTTGTTGTTTTTCACTACCCACGCAGGAGGCGTGAATCTTTTCCAGGAGTAGAAGCCTTCATAACCCTCAACTTTAGGTACAGGCAGCACAGTGAAATTAGCTTTCACGCCGGTATTTTTATATAAATTTTCTAATGGCAAATATCCCGACTCCACCCAATGGAAGTAATTCCCCACTTTATCCGATTGAATCTTGCCGTCCCATTTGTCTTTGCTATT
This genomic interval carries:
- a CDS encoding carbohydrate ABC transporter permease: MLASRGEKVFVGIITGLLILFSIIALIPLVSVISTSLSSKSAVDMNLVTLWPKQFTLDSWKYIVDRPDLWKSFFLTLSTTLIGTVLALLMTALFAYPLSKPEFRWGSVIMLAVVIAMIFKAPIVPYFLTVRGIGLYDNPLVLIVPHILNPFNLIIMRTFFKQFSKELEEAAFLEGCGYFRMLFQFVLPLSKAVLATLALFYGVVLWNQFQHPLFFLQDTNWFPLQIKIRQFITDDSVIMAGAASTAHLNYNERTLRAATVIFAIVPIVVVYPFLQKYFVKGAMIGSVKG
- a CDS encoding ABC transporter permease; translation: MKSIASHQMKVYWPLYVMAIPGIIFLIVFKFIPLAGAVIAFKDYSVFRGFIDSPWVGFKHFETLLQHPDFLRVFSNTLLLGLFKLTIVFPIPVLLALMINEIRKSALKKGIQTALYIPHFLSWVIVGGILFDFFSLSGMFNIILGWFGAEPVLAMQESAYFRPVYVLASIWKDAGWGTVVYMAAISAIDPQLYESAMIDGASRFRQIRHITFPILLPTVLVLFLLDIGNFLDLGFDQVYNLLTPMTYNVGDILDTYVFRTGIQQGQYSFATAVGLFQSVIGFIMVYTFNKLSNKVSDGGLW